In Anaerolineales bacterium, the following proteins share a genomic window:
- a CDS encoding V-type ATP synthase subunit E, producing the protein MSLPAILEKIRASGQEQLHGIEERARSTAEEILTQAQTAARQIEAEARADASAPGSAERARILHRARMDSLRLVGDVREDLLDAALTSAGARLASVRADSTYPGALRTLIEEALEELAAEAKDGALLEADPRDKTLIEAFTGESAWKLSVTYPLTCWGGVIAKSPDGKVVVINTLESRLERITSFLRGRLAAFFERGQTQGEESHG; encoded by the coding sequence ATGAGCCTGCCCGCCATCCTCGAAAAGATCCGCGCATCGGGGCAGGAACAATTACACGGCATCGAAGAGCGCGCCCGCTCCACGGCGGAAGAAATCCTCACGCAGGCGCAAACAGCCGCCCGTCAGATCGAAGCGGAGGCGCGTGCAGACGCGTCCGCGCCGGGCAGCGCCGAACGCGCCCGCATCCTGCATCGAGCGCGGATGGATTCCCTGCGCCTCGTCGGCGATGTGAGAGAAGACCTGCTGGACGCCGCGCTCACCAGCGCGGGAGCGCGTCTCGCGTCGGTTCGGGCTGATTCGACCTACCCCGGCGCGCTCCGCACCCTCATCGAGGAAGCGCTGGAGGAGTTAGCCGCCGAGGCGAAAGACGGGGCGCTGCTCGAAGCCGACCCGCGCGACAAGACGTTGATCGAAGCCTTCACCGGCGAATCCGCGTGGAAACTTTCGGTGACGTATCCGCTCACATGCTGGGGCGGCGTGATCGCCAAAAGCCCGGACGGCAAAGTGGTGGTCATCAACACGCTTGAAAGCCGGTTGGAACGGATCACCTCGTTCCTGCGCGGTCGCCTCGCCGCGTTCTTCGAGCGCGGACAGACACAAGGGGAAGAGTCGCATGGCTGA